AGTATGGAATTTCAATTGAACCATAATGTGAGAAATCATTCTTACATGTAATTTCAACGTTACCAAAATACTGTCTATCGGCATCACTTCCACCCATTTCCAATAAAATAAAATTATCTTTAGAATGTCGTAATGATATCTGATCAGAACCTCGATTATACAATTCTTTCTTAAATGATCTTATTGTATTGATTACCCACAGAACATCTTCTATATGCAGGTATATTTTATCATCTCCTATATATTCGTTAGAATATGTACTGTAACATTTTCCTGTTATTACTAAATATTCATTTTCAATACTAAATTCATATTTATATCTTTCTGAAAGTCTATCCATATTTAATCCTATAACAATTATATAATAACAAAAAGAATTCATTTATACATGATTACAACTTTTCATTACTTTATATTTAGCGGGAGGTCTAAATAAAGTCAATAATCCAGGGGAGAAGTTTTTCCCAGTCATTCTCAGTTTCAGAATAAGGGGCTTTTTCAAAAAGACATCTGAAATAATCTTCAGGAGCAATACCATTCTGCTTGGCAGTTTCAATAAGGGACAGAATAAAACATGATGCTCTTGCTCCATTACCGCTACCGCTGAAAAGTAACTTTCGCCTTGCCATTGCTTCAAACTGGCATTCTCGTAAACCTTTTGGTCCACCAGGTGGTAGAGCTGGAAGTTTTGCAAAAGGAAGTGGAGTTTTCCAGGCTTGTACCCAATCAGGAAGAATATTGCCGTAATTCTGTGCTTGTTCAGCAACTTCAAGACCAAGTTTATTTTCTTCAACAGCCTGCGCATTTACAGCATCAGGAGTAAAGTCATCACGAGGAACAACAGTCCAGCCAGAATCTTACAACATCTGGTCAATTTTTACACGAGCTTTCTGTTCTGGTAACAAATCATCATATCTACGAGTATGATCAATCCTGTATTCAGCCATAAACTTATCCTAATGTTCTGATAATACGAAGCTATGAGAATATTATACCACAGACCGCTTCATACTTACAGAAATTTTACCATATATATGTGTCAGGAATTGACACTCATACCTCTTTGCAACCTTGCAAAGCCATGCTTTTGCGGTTGCAGCGTGTTTTTCAGGTCGCCGTGCGTACCTGAGATGTGATAGACCGGCGTAACGGTCTGGGGCCCCTCTACTAATGTTGATGCGAAGTGTCAACTTTAGTGTGGGGTGCACTGAAGACGACCGTCTGACAGGGCATAAAAATGCCCCAGAACCGAGTAAAATGCCGTGCATTTTTACCGGGACTGGGGCTCGTTTTTCATTTCGCAACCTTGCAAAGCTACCTTTCTATGCCGCTTCTTACGATGCCTCTGCGATATTCAGAGTAGTTTCTGCAGCCTCTTGATTCCAAGACGTTGGCAAGTTTTCTTAAATAACCTGGTGTCATATTCATGAACCAGTTTTCCAGATTATTGAAAAGATTTTTAAGACCGCTAAAGAAAGCATCCACCATATTTTCAACATTTTGTGGAGTTGGATTTTTAGCGTAGCTGCCGTGGCATCGCTTAAGCTCTTCCATTTCCTGATAATATTCAAAACTTCCAGCCTGAACCAGAATTCCATCACGTGTTTTAATCCATGCGCCTTCCATGATTTTTAATTCTTCCACATATTCCTTTGTTACTTTCAATTCACCATTCAGTCTGGCAATTTCTACATCCTTCATTGAAGTTACTTTTTTTAAGCGTGAATAATCATACTTTATGCTTTCAAGATACTCGCGGTCTGCTTCCTCAATTTCTCTTTCTATTTTCTGGTTATATTCAATTTCTTTAAGATTGTCGAACTTTTCAAAATACACCTCTTCCCTTCTCTTAAGAGAAGCTTCCTTTTCGGAAAGTTCAGTTTCCTTTTTTTTAAGTTCTTCCTTTTTGTTATCATTTGCAGTCTTTGCAAGTTCATTTCTCAGCTCTTTAGAATTGGCGTTCTGCTCTTTTCGGGTAGCCTCTTCCAGTTTTTCATTTGCATCCTTTTCCAGTTGTTTTGCCTTACGCACTTTTTCATCCGCACTATATACCACATTCCATCGGTTATTTAATTGCTCGGCAGATTTATTCATGTCTGCTATTTCAGAATTAATTGCATCTATTGTCACATCAAGCTCTTTTGATTTCTTTTCGTTCTCCTTATGCAGCTGCCATTCATCACAGGTCATGTGCTTATGCTTTGGTCCAGATGTACGGTCAATTTTCAATCCATAAGATTCTGCAAAATCTTGCAAAGAATGGCGAACATCTTCTTCCCATTGCTGTTGTGCGGTTCCTTTTCCTTTCTCAGTAAAGTATCCCATCTGCGCAAGGCAGGCACTCATTGAACACTGAAGAGGAAGACTTGTTGTAAGAACTTTTCCATATCGCTCATAACAAACTTTCTGCCAGTTCATCTTCTGCCATTTTTCTTCATTAAATTCTTCGCCATTTTCAGCCGCTTCTTTCTTAAGGCGTTCTTTTTCTGATGCTTTAAACTTTTTGAAATCTGCAAGTTCTTCTTTAGTCAGTCTTTCTGCAGTAAAGATAATGTCGTGATGAATCATGGATGGAGAACGTACCCTTTTACCGGTTTGGGAATCGATTGAAAACTCATCATTATGAAGATAGGCTCCGGCTGTTCTTACCAAAGGCCAGCGTTTTGGAAACTCCTCTGTAACAAACTTTGTAAGGATTTCACTTGCTTTTTCTCTGTCTGGAAAGTTATCACGGTTTCCAATCTGATACTGAAACTCATAGCAGGCTTGTGTAAAATCTTTACCGCGGTCTCTTCCTGTAGCTTTCTGTTTGTCTTCGGTCTGCTCTCTTGATTGAAGAAATTCAGCTGCATAACCTTCTGCAGTTTTTCTACGGTCTTTACGTCTCTGTTCTGAATTGTATTCTTCAATCGCTGGACCAAAGATTTTATCAAAAGCTTCTGGGATTGTTCCTAAATCAATAAGAATCTGATGCGGTAAATCAAGATCAATGTTTTTGCGTGTCGCAACATACTGCGGATCCCGTATATTATGTCCGCGTTTAACATCAGGTCTGCAATGGGCTTCGACTCTAAACCCATGCCCACTTGTAGGCTGTGGTTCGATATATTCATGTTTTGCTGCCATACTGTACTCCTAAGTTATGCAAAAATTGGGCAGGCATAAAAAGGACTTCTGGCTGTCACACAGAAGTCCTTGATTGTTAAGCAGTTTCTTTTACGTTTTTAAATACTTTTGATTCTTTTAGGATTTCCGAAAGGATGTCTTCTTCATCTTTGCTGAACTCGGCCGCATTGATATTCAAATGATTTAATTTTTCATCACACAAAATTTCATCAATTGTTTTACCAAGTGCAAGCTCTTTCTTAAAATAAAGAAGTCCTGTCCTGAACCCTTCTTGTTCCAAACTTCTTGAATGGTCAGAAAACTTTTCTTCAGTCTTCTTTTTTTGTTCCTTGATTTTTGGCTTGGAAGAAGGCTCTTCTTTTTTCTCTGATGAAACAGTTTCTGTTTTCTTCTCAGGGGAAGCCACTTCTTCCTTCTGTGCAGAAAGTTCTTTCTTTGTTTCATTGTAGGCCATGTTCAAAGAAATCTTACCATCCTTAAAAGCTTCAAGAGTTTCTGGACTCGCTTTTCGCTCCACCTCTTTTATTTTTGCAATCTGACGAGGGCTAACCTGTAATTCGGCGGCAATCTCTGCATCACTTTTTGCTTTCTTTCCATCAGGACCTTTTAGTTCTGCAAGCTCCATATAGATCCTTGCAATTTCCTGATCTGAAAGATTTCTGCGGTCTGTCTGTTCGCGGAGTGCATACTTTTTTGCCTCTTCCAAAGTTGCAAAATGATGAACGATACACGGAACTTCTTTAAGACCTGCTTTAATTGCACAATGGCGGCGAGTGTGACCATCAATCAGAATGTACTTTCCGTCATGAGCCCAGACATGCAGTTCGTGGCCTGGCTTAAAGCCTTCAACTTTCATAGATTCTGTCATTGCAGATACAACAGATTCATCCATCGCAAGCATTTTTTCAAACTCAGGTAAAAGAACAATGTCTTTGATTTTCAAAGTCTTTTTCTGATTTGCCTTCTGCAAATTGTTAATCTTATTTTTGATTGTGTTTGTAAAATTAAAGTTCATAATGTCTCCCAAAGTGTTTTAGTTTAAGATTCCATATTCTTTCCAGAACTGGATTTTTTCATTTTCAAGAAGAAACGATCTTCCGGTTTTTGCTTTTACTTGATTTGTGAATTCGTTCAAAGCCTTTTCGTATGATTCTTTTTCAGAATCCGACATCTCGTAGATTTTCTTTTTGATAACAAAATCTGCTTGTGTCTGGTCATTGATTTCACGAAGTGAAACTCCACAGGTTGGACATGTAAAGTCATATTCCTTAAAGCGGGTAAAACAAACCGGACAGTCAATGTATCTGATGTTCTGTTCTGCCTTCTTTGTTTCTACAGGCTTTTTGACAAACGAAGAATTTTTGAAATCCCTCATTATGGAACTTGCCAGAGCCAGTTTTCTGAATAAACCTTCAAAGGATTTCTGAACATTTCCAAGCTTTGTCCGCTCAAAAACATATTTCAGATATGCCTCAAGGTTAGCTTCTTCGATCCCGGCATTTTCAAGCTGTTTTAGAACAGCCTCTTCAAAGTTCTTGTCGAACGGATATTCACTACCAAATAAACCTTTTATGATATTTACAAAAACTGACTCACTAACTTTTTCTGATTCCGGGTTAGTTAGTTCAGTTCTTTGTTTATCAGTATTTAGTTTATTAGTAGTTAGTAGTGTCCGATTATCCAGAACTGGATTTTCCATATCTGGATTATCCACATCTGGAAAATCGGTAAGTGGATGAACATCTGTATCAGCATCTTTTGCTTCAGGACTTTCAAATACTTGATATACGGTATTTTCGAAACATCCATCTTTTCGACGATTTCTGATTTTTTTGATATATCCGTATTCTTCAAGCATCTGAATTGCTGAATACAAAGCAGCTTTTCCATCGCTAGAATGATTTACAATCTCCGAAATATGAATTTTCCAATCATCTGGTAAACTCATCAGATATGTATGAACGCCTTTTGCCTTCCAGGAAATTCTGTCATCACGGATGCAGGTGTTATCTAGAATTGTGAAGTTGTCTTTACGATGTTGCTTAACAAAATATGTTTCGCTCACAAGTCCCCCTGTAGTACATCCCATAGAAAGACTCGGTATCTAGAAACAAACATACTTTTCTGATATAAGTAGAACTATGGTTAGTTTTAGTATGGTTTACAAAACTGCCTGCCCATGCGATTGAGTTGCCGCTCAGTCGCATTTTTGTTTTATTGCTCATGCTGGAACCTCCGCTCTCTGCTGAGCTTTCTTTGCAAGCTTTATGTACTTCTCCGGAACAACAGTAATGCCACATTCCTTTGCATAGTCAATGTAATCAGCATCACTGATTTTAAGCCACTTCATAACTTCCTCACGAGGAAATGCAAGACGTCCAGCGATAAATACTGAAAACTTAGGATTTCCACACCCTGGAAGTAAAAAGCGATTGCACTTGTAAGTGTTGAGTGCAGCACCACCTTTGAGTCCGGCACAATCCTCGATTGTGTAAAACTCTTTCTCGAAAGTGACTTTTTCTGCAGGCTTTTCAAGCATCTGTGTGATAGCTGAAAGTTCGCGAAAAAGCTTTTCGTTTTGAAGCTGAATCTGCTTCAACTCCAAATCAAAATTGTTCATAAATCCTCCCTTCGACTGTTTTTGATTCGGGATATTTATAAAAACAGTCTTCTGTGATATAATGATTAATACAAGCAAATACAAATCTCTGACCTGACAGGTTTTGATTAGTATTAATTAAATATCGCAAATAACAATATTATTGTTACTATCGATTTATACACTTAATATAATCATAATTATTGATATTGTCAATAAAATTGACGGTGTATTTTATGGGTTTTGGAATAGATTTAGTAAACAGAATTGATCAAGTTTTATCTGACACAGGAATGTCGCGAAAAGAGTTTGGAGAAAAACTCAATATTGTTCAGAGTACATTGGCGACATGGAAATCCCGTGATATATGTCCGCCTGTCGACACCCTTTCAAAAATAGCGGATGAACTAGAAGTCTCACTCGACTGGCTGATCGCAGGCTATCCTGGCTGGGGAGTAGATAAAGAGACCTTTGGCGAAAACTCAAGAGAAGCTGTCCGAGAACGAATTTACAAAGCCCTTATAAAAAAAGATGAACTTCCATCCGAAGAAGAACTTGCAAGAATACATACTGAAAACAAAACATCTTTCCCAATTTCATATCAGGCATTAAGAAACTGGTCCAAAGGCCGAATCAGTCTGGATATGTATTTCTTCCAGCAGATGGCATACAACTTAAAAACAAATATCCAGTACCTTCTTACAGGCCAGGATGACAAACTCCCTCAGGACTTTGATCCGGTACTCTTCAAAGCTGCCAGAGAAAACGCAAACAGCGTACACTGCCTCTACAATCTAAGCGAAGATAAAAAGAAAATCGTTTCAGATATGCTAAATAAGCTCATGGAGTTGGAACACTTAGAACACGTTTCCAAGAAATAAGATTTAAAATGAAACTGGCTTGCTGGTAATCCAACAAGCCACATTTTTTGCTCCGTTGCACTTTTTCAAGGGAGTTTTATTTAAATCTCCATCAAATAGTCTTCCACGTTTTTATACTGAACACCGTTTTCTTCTGAGCAGCTTTCTCCACGATATAGTACTACTTTTTCCAGGATTTTTCCGAATCTGAACTCTGTCTGTTTACAATTATCTTCGTTAATAAGATGGCGGTACTGGAACGGAGATTTTTCTTTACTGTGCTTAATTTCATAGATTTTACAGCAGACATTTTCAGGATCATAAACGACCATATCAAATTCTCCAACCGCAAACTGCAGCTTAAATACTTCGAGATTTGGATTTGCTTTTTTTGTTTCAAGCTGAACAATCTCTTCAAGCATACGGCCTTTTATATCATCAAGAATTCTTTCCGTAATTCGCTTTCGTACCTGAGCATCAACATTCTTAAAAGTTTCATCCATCATCAAACTTTTTATCAATGACTCGGCCTGAGAGTAACGTAAACCTGGCTGACTGAACACTGTAGTAACTTGCTTGTTATTTAAGTCATTCATGTTTACAAGAGGAATATCACAGGTTAAATCTAACAAATCAAGATATTCTTTTATTTCAAGTCTATGAACATCCTGAATATCAATTTTCTGTTCCTCTTTATTTCGGATTTTAAGGAACTTCTTTAAGCGTTCTGTAATTTTTTCACCATCAACATCATCAAGAATATCAGTAGGATTTTCACGGTCCTTTCGCATTATATCTTTTGCACTACCAAAGTCATGCGATTTAAAAGCTCGTGTAAGAACTTCAATCGTGAATTCGTGATTCATATCTTCGACAATTCTATTTATGGCACTTGTAAGTTCACCTTTATCATAAAGTGACTTTAGATTTCTGAAATGACTTCCATACTGATAGTTTTTAAGTGAGTGCTGGATATTTCGAGCAATAGCCGTATTAACATAATCAGCTGTACTTTTCTTTGTGCCGAAAATCCCTTTGTTATAATTGTCTCCACTCTGGCTCATAGTGCCACCAAATTCCATGTACTGGTCTATATCATGGATGCCTAAAACATTTGAAAACTCACGGAACGGAATAAACGTAGTGTGAAGCAGAATACATCGGTCATAAAGCTGTTCATCTTCCGAAAAAACAAAGCCAAGAGAATCTGTTCCAGAAAGAACTATTTTCATTCCGCTGGAGGCAAAAACATCGGAAAATAAAGCTGCACCTTGTATATAATCGTCCATCATTGTTACTTCATCAATGAATACGTATTTATATCCAAGAGTCTCTAGCTTTCGTAAATCTTTATTTACATCAGCAAGCGTGTTTGTAGAATTAATCTGAATAAAGACAGTTTTATTTCTGTCTTCGTCTTTAATGTTATAAATAATCTGGCGAATCAAGGTTGTTTTTCCTGTTCGTCGCAAACCATACAGGATGAAAACTTTGTCATGAGAATCGCTATATACATATTGTTCGAGCGCAGAATATAATTCTCGTTTCTTGTAATCCTTAATTGAGGCAGCGAAATCTTTCAGCGTTTTTCCAATTCTTACATCAGTAATAAAAGTTGGAGCTTCTTCCTGCGCTTCCGAAGTATCCAGGTTTTTATGACTTTCAAGATTTGACAATTGTGTTTGCAGGGACTTTCTTTCTTCAATCTGCTGTTTCAGATACTCGTGTTCATCTTCTTTGACAATGCGGGAACGCTGTTTACCATTCTCAGTCCATTGATAGTAAGTATAAGCCTTACCCCTGATTGTTTTTGTAGTAAGACCACCAGATGGAAGAGAGTCGATTTTTTTTAGGATTTCTTCTGCATTCATGCCTATATTGTAACTTATGTAACTTAGTTGCGCAAGTTAATTAAGTTACATAAGTTACACACAGAAGGTTTACCTGGGAGTTTTGTTTGAATATGGTATTTTTTGCCGATATATTTTGTCGAGTATAATCGACAGATAACCATTTAAGTTGTCGAATACAGTCGACATTATTTGTTACCAAAATTGTATAGTTTTGGTAAAATTTTTAATCTACTTGGGAGGTTTCTGTTGAGCTAGGGATATTAACTAGGGATATTAGCTGGGGATATTTCATATAACCTAGTAACATTATAAAAAAACGGCATACACCATAAGTGTATACCGTCTTCTATGAAATATAATGTTTCTAAAAGTCAGAAAAGCTTAAGCTTCAACAGGAACTTTTGCAGCAATTTTTTTTACTTCTTTTACAGAAATTTTAAGAAGGTCTGCTATCTGCTGCTCTGTAGCAAAATTTGTTTCGAGCATCTTTTTTACCAATTCAGCAGTCCTTATTTCTTTTCCTTCATTTACGAATCCCTGAACAATATCGCACATAGTAACACCTCCTATACCATTTGTAAATTTCTATTTTTCGATTATTATCCATTCTCCGACTTTGTCAGTTCCTTCACGCTTAAGTAAACCTAAGTCCTGGAGTTTTTTCATATTATTCTTTATATTTCTAAGGTTAATTCCAACAATATTTGACAATTCATTTTGAGTAATACTTGGCTTCTTCTTTATTTCTTCTAAGATTGATTTTTGTGAATCTGTCAATTTTACAGTGTCTTTTACAGTGTCTTTTACAGTGTCTTTTACAGTGTCTTTGTTTTGAGTAGCAAAAGAGGTTAAAATGTAATAAGCAACCTCTTCCGTTCTTCCTTTCTGAACTAAAACTCCCGCTTTTTCCATCTTTACCAATTCTTCAAAAGCTTCTGTAAGAGAAACGAGATTCATCTGAGAATAAGTCAGAGTATCAACAGCTCCGACTTCACGAGCAAAGAGTAAAGCCTCTTTTTGATTCTTATTGAAATCATACCGTTCATAGAGTCCAAGCCATTTTATATCATCTTCGTTATAAAACGGTTTTACAAGCAATCGGATTGTAAAGGAATCATCCCGTCTATTTGACTCAAATGTTGGAAGCGGCATTTTATTTTCAGAAAGCAGGCGACGGATTGTACGAATTCCAGTTCCCTTTGTTTCTGCAAGATTTGTCTCATGAAAAATCGTTGCAAGATGGTAATTTCGAGTATAACTTCCAGCATTACCTATGAATTCCTGGTCTTTTAAAGAAAAGCCTGCATTTATTATTTCAATTCGATTATTATAGCGGATAATCTGGGTAGGGCGATTCATTCTGTATGAACGATGCATGATTGAGTTTACGATTGCTTCTCGTAATACTCGGTCAGGAAGGTCCGGAGTAGTAGTTGCCTGAATCTGTCCTTCTTTCAATGAGAAATTAAGAGGTAGTTCTGAACGCACTGCATCCAAAATGCTATTCAGCTGCAGCAAATAAGAACCTGTAAATTCGATTGTTGAAAAACGTTCATCAGGATTCTGTACCCATTCATTTCCATGAACACGGATATAATCAATACGTGCCATAGGACAGAATTTTCTATGAGCTTCTTTAGTACCGAACATCAAAAGCCCTGTGTAAGTTAGAGTGCCGTTATCAGTCAAACAATCAAGAGATTCCAAAAGTTCTTTGTTGTCATATTTTAATTCAGCTGCTTCTGGATTTACACGAGATCTAAGCATTCTGTAATAGTCCAGGGCTTTTTCATCAACGTCTTTTATAGTGGTTCTTTTGACTTCACCAGAATCAAAACTTGAATCATCCAGATAAAAAGAACGTAAATCATCTTCGGTACAACGCTGGTCGCTAGAACCAATCCTACGCCAAGCACCTTGTGGAAGCCCATGCTTTTGAAAATATAATGGCTTTTGCTGAGAAGGAAGTTCTGGAACAAAAATCTTTAATATATTCTTTCCATCAAGTTGTTCTACATCAATTCTTGGACGAACAGCCATATTGAACATGCTTGCACATTGAGTAGAAATGTCAAGTTGTTTTTTATCGGGATCCTTTACTCCCTCAATTATGAATCGGTCGCCTTTAGATTTCTTATCTTCGCCCATTCCCAGAAGAATATAACCTCCACCAAGTCCTGGCTCATTGCTGAATGAGCATACGGATTCCATCAAGGATTCTGAAGTATCATCTTCACCTTTTGCTTCGATCCATACACATTCATCGGCTTCCTTGAGTCTATCATACAGTTCTTGAACGGAGTACATTTTCATATTTTTATTATCGTTCATTTTTGCCTCTTTTTCTATACCAGATTACTCAAACAACTTATTAGCTGCTTCTACTGCTGGCTTTACAGCTTCAACCATTTCAGGAATTGCAGCACGTGTGTAATGGTCTGTCATGGCAAGACTTGTATGACCTGCAATCTTCTGAACAGTTTCTCCGGCAACGTCACGGCGCATACGGGTAATGTATGTATAACGTAATGAATGAGGTGTAAGAACTCTGTTTTTGGTAATGATTCCAGATTTAGCAATCGCACGACGGAACCATTCTTCGGCAAGCCATTTGCGAATTGGTTTGTTGTAACGCTGGAATACGAAATCATCGCCAGAAAGATTATTCTCTGCTATGTATTTTTGAATAATGATTGCGAAGTCTTCTGGAAGAGGGGTAACACGAATCTTTCTGTCTTCATCAGAACCGCACTTATTATAAGTTGTTCTAAGAAGCTGATTATGTCGATAAAAGCCATCTACAACGAACATCCCCTGATCAAATAAGAACTGATTTACACGAGCTCCAATTGCTTCTCCAATACGAAGACCGCATTTTATACAACAAAGGAACATCAAATATATTGCTTTATGTCCTTCATCAAACTGAGGATGATTTGCGTATTTTGTAGAACTTAAGTTTATCCAAAGACTTTCATCAAATAGAATGTTGAGTTCATCTGTCGTGAATACATCCTTCTTAATACTGTTACGGCGGAACTTTGGAAACTGAGGAGCAGGAATATAAGGCAATCCCATAAAAGGAGCTTCTGCATAAACTTCACCAACAACAGTAAGGAAATTGTTTTTCCAACTGCCAGAATGCGGATCTTCTGTAAGAAAATCAATCACCATTGGAACTGTAAGGTCCTTAAGTTCCATGTCACCAAATTTAGCAAGGAAAATATCCAGCAAACCTCTTTTACACTTTAATGTTTCATATGTGTACTGCTTACCAAGTTTCTTCATGCGTTCAAGATGTGTGCTGCCAGGAATATACATCCATTCCGCAATCTTCGCTATCGTGATTTTCTCTTCCACGAACAACGGCGGCAGCGCAGAAACAAACGCATAAGCCTCTGCCTGAGTCTTACACCCCTTGCAAACCTTCTGATGCATAACACCTGTTACAGGATCGTTCCAATAACAGTACCACTTGTGTACAGTTTTACCTTTTGACTGAACTGATTTTTTGAAGATGTGATAATTTGAATCCATAATGGCCTCCAAGTTTTTTTTTGCTAAGCACTTAATATTCGCTTAACATTTTCAATAACCTGAAGGTCAGATTAATTAGTAAATGCTTGTATTATATAGATTTAGCACCTATCCCGAAGTGCCAAATCTTAATTGGTCTCTAGATTTGAACTAAGGACCAAAGGATTATGAGTCCTCTGCTCTAACCACTGAGCTAATGGCCCGAATTGGTTGTTATAATATCAGAAAAAGACGGCTTAATCAAGATAATAAAAAAAAGATTGAATTCTTGCCAACTCGGTGTAATAATAATAGGTACGTAAGATAAAAGGATTACAAAAATGAATGCCTATTCAAAAGAATCTATTTCTGATTTGATATTTGACAAGATTGATTCAATCATTGTCGTAGACGCTAAGAACGATAGCTATCACACCATAAAAAAACATGGAGTTTTTGAGAATTTTCTTGAGGACAATGGTAGTTATAAAAGTTTAATCGAAAAACTCTGGTTTCACCTTAATGATAATTCAAACAAGATTGCAGAAGAATATCATGTATTTATTCCGATGATTGGTGAATTTAAGGGTAAATATGTAGATCGTGTCAAAATCAATTGGGAAAATCAGATTCATCTTGTTCAAATATCCATTTATCCGCTTGATGAAACGGCAAGTCATTATCTTTTCATGCTTGATGAACTGGATAACTGCGAATATCTTCGAGAATTCCTTACCGACCGCAAGCTGGATACAATTCAAAGTACATTCCTTTTTTCAATGTATGTCGATTTAATTAAAGATATTTCCTACAGTATAAATGTTTCAGAAATTTCAAATGACCCGATGAATTACGATGTTAAGTATTCAACCTGGCGCCAGATGATTGTAAATATGATCTGGCCGGCAGATCAGAAGCTTTTCCTTGAACGTACAGATCCTGATTATCTCAAAAATAATCTTGAACCAGGCCGTACAACCTCTTTTGACTGTCAGATGAAGAATCTGGAAGGTGCTTTTATCTGGGTAAAACTGATTTTCAGCCGTACAGAAACTACAAATACAGATGATTTTAGATTTGTGTTTATGGTTCAGGATATTCATGATAACTCATTAAAGCTGTTTGATACTCTAAAACGATATGAAGAGCTTGCATCTAAGGATCCGCTGACATCTATCTATAATCATGGACGAATTGAAACCGAAATTATCAATTCAATTGATGCTTTCCATACAAAAGGTATTCCTGTGTCATTTATGATGCTTGATATAGACCATTTTAAGAGCGTAAATGATAAATATGGACATTCTGTTGGAGATATTGTTCTTAAGCAGTTTGTAAAAGAGATAAATGAATTTATTGCTCCTTATAATTTTACAATCGGCCGCTGGGGTGGTGAGGAATTTGTTTGTGTCTGCTACGATATGAAGCTTGATGAAGTTGCAAAACTTGCTGATGAGCTGAGACAGAAGATTTCTGAAACTGATTTTAAGAAAGTAATTAAGCTTACCTGTAGTATTGGTCTGACAGAGGTTAAAAAAGATGACACTGCGCAGATTATTTTTGACCGTGTTGACCATGCAATGTATGAAGCTAAAACTAATGGACGAAACCGAATAATTACAAACTGATTTTTACAGCTGATTGACAGAAGGCCCGTATTTTACAATAATATAGGCAATTAAGGCAAAGACGCCGTAGATATGATTCTGCTCTGGCAGGATTATGTCTACGGCGTTTTTTATTTAACCGAGGTAATTATGGGTTTTCGTGACGAATGTGGTGTTACAGGAATTTATGGAGTAGAGA
The Treponema bryantii DNA segment above includes these coding regions:
- a CDS encoding site-specific integrase, with product MDSNYHIFKKSVQSKGKTVHKWYCYWNDPVTGVMHQKVCKGCKTQAEAYAFVSALPPLFVEEKITIAKIAEWMYIPGSTHLERMKKLGKQYTYETLKCKRGLLDIFLAKFGDMELKDLTVPMVIDFLTEDPHSGSWKNNFLTVVGEVYAEAPFMGLPYIPAPQFPKFRRNSIKKDVFTTDELNILFDESLWINLSSTKYANHPQFDEGHKAIYLMFLCCIKCGLRIGEAIGARVNQFLFDQGMFVVDGFYRHNQLLRTTYNKCGSDEDRKIRVTPLPEDFAIIIQKYIAENNLSGDDFVFQRYNKPIRKWLAEEWFRRAIAKSGIITKNRVLTPHSLRYTYITRMRRDVAGETVQKIAGHTSLAMTDHYTRAAIPEMVEAVKPAVEAANKLFE
- a CDS encoding GGDEF domain-containing protein; this translates as MNAYSKESISDLIFDKIDSIIVVDAKNDSYHTIKKHGVFENFLEDNGSYKSLIEKLWFHLNDNSNKIAEEYHVFIPMIGEFKGKYVDRVKINWENQIHLVQISIYPLDETASHYLFMLDELDNCEYLREFLTDRKLDTIQSTFLFSMYVDLIKDISYSINVSEISNDPMNYDVKYSTWRQMIVNMIWPADQKLFLERTDPDYLKNNLEPGRTTSFDCQMKNLEGAFIWVKLIFSRTETTNTDDFRFVFMVQDIHDNSLKLFDTLKRYEELASKDPLTSIYNHGRIETEIINSIDAFHTKGIPVSFMMLDIDHFKSVNDKYGHSVGDIVLKQFVKEINEFIAPYNFTIGRWGGEEFVCVCYDMKLDEVAKLADELRQKISETDFKKVIKLTCSIGLTEVKKDDTAQIIFDRVDHAMYEAKTNGRNRIITN